From one Paenibacillus sp. FSL K6-1330 genomic stretch:
- the pheS gene encoding phenylalanine--tRNA ligase subunit alpha encodes MKEKLEALKQEALAQLQDVTDPQQLNDLRVKYLGKKGALTEILRGMGALSAEERPVIGQVANDVRGAIEEVISGKQEAFLQQETEERLRAEKVDVTLPGRKLSQGAVHPLSKVIQDIEDIFIGMGYQVAEGPEVETDYFNFEALNLPKNHPARDMQDSFYLTEDLLMRTQTSPVQARTMLSMNGKAPVKIICPGRVFRRDDDDATHSFQFHQIEGLVIGENIRMSDLKGTLLQFVQEMFGDDTQIRLRPSFFPFTEPSAEVDVSCVRCGGSGCRVCKQTGWLEILGCGMVHPKVLEMGGYDPEKYSGFAFGMGVERIAMLKYGVDDIRHFFNNDTAFLNQFTRI; translated from the coding sequence ATGAAGGAAAAATTAGAAGCATTAAAGCAGGAAGCATTGGCGCAATTGCAGGATGTTACCGATCCGCAGCAGCTGAATGATTTGCGGGTGAAATACCTTGGCAAAAAAGGTGCCTTGACGGAAATCCTGCGCGGAATGGGAGCGCTGAGTGCAGAAGAGCGTCCCGTTATCGGCCAGGTGGCCAATGACGTTCGGGGCGCGATCGAGGAAGTCATCTCCGGCAAGCAGGAAGCGTTCCTGCAGCAGGAAACCGAAGAGCGCCTGCGTGCAGAGAAGGTGGACGTAACTCTTCCGGGCCGCAAGCTCAGCCAAGGCGCGGTCCATCCTTTGAGCAAGGTGATCCAGGATATCGAGGATATTTTCATCGGGATGGGTTATCAGGTAGCGGAAGGCCCTGAGGTGGAAACGGACTACTTCAACTTCGAAGCGCTGAATCTGCCGAAGAATCACCCGGCACGCGACATGCAGGATTCCTTCTATTTGACGGAAGATCTGCTAATGCGTACTCAGACATCCCCGGTGCAAGCCCGGACGATGCTGTCGATGAATGGGAAAGCGCCTGTCAAAATCATCTGCCCGGGCCGTGTATTCCGCCGGGACGACGATGATGCGACGCATTCGTTCCAGTTCCATCAAATCGAGGGCCTGGTCATCGGCGAGAACATTCGCATGAGTGATCTGAAAGGGACGCTGCTGCAATTCGTGCAGGAGATGTTCGGCGATGACACGCAGATCCGTCTGCGTCCAAGCTTCTTCCCGTTCACGGAGCCGAGCGCGGAAGTGGACGTATCCTGTGTAAGATGCGGCGGCAGTGGCTGCCGCGTATGCAAGCAAACAGGCTGGCTTGAGATTTTAGGCTGCGGCATGGTTCATCCGAAGGTGCTTGAAATGGGCGGTTATGACCCTGAGAAGTACAGCGGTTTTGCTTTCGGTATGGGGGTTGAGCGGATTGCGATGCTGAAATACGGCGTGGATGACATCCGTCACTTCTTCAACAACGATACAGCATTCTTGAATCAATTCACGCGGATCTAA